CGCCCTCCGACCACGGGCTGAACGTTCGCGACCACTCTCGATACTTCCTGAGCTGGCTCGTAGCATTCGCCTTTAGAGCATTCAAGATTCGATCGGGGCGATTGCTCTCACTCGACAGTACAACATGAACATGATTCGTGCGCACGTTGAGCGCTCGCAGTAGCCAAGTGCGCACTTCACAAGTTTGCCGGATCGCGGCGTCAACACAATTGCGTTGCGAGTCGCTCAGCGTGACAGGTTCGTGATTGAGTACTCGCTCGTTGCGCGCGCGCCAGTCCTGGTCCGGTTGAATCAATGGCGTTCCGTAGTAGTTGTGAAAACGATCCACCGCACCGCGTTCATCGCCATGCAGCCAAGTGCCGTAAGTACGGAAGGTGATGAAGTAAGCGAGAGGAACCGAGTCGCCCATCGGGCGGGCAGTGTAACAGAACCGGCGCCGGTAGGCGGTGGGCGGTGCCGGGCGACCGAGCCCGGCGACGGCTCGCGACAGCCTTGATCTCCTCGAATCCCGGGAATCACAATCGCTCGTCCCTCGATTTCCAAAACAGCTTGCCAGACCTCGCGTGCATCGCGCTGCGCAGCCGCACACACCGCGGCTGCCCCACCGCCTATCGGCGCCGGTTCCGTTGCGCGTGGCCGGTTTTGGCACTCTGCGTGCTCATCGCTTCCCGATTTGAAACTATTGACATTTCGCCCATTCGCGATAGCATCCGAATTATGGATGGGCGAAACCGAAGCGAAGTGCAGCACGAGGTCGAACTCCGAGGAAGCGGTTTGGCGCATGATTGAAGAACCTGCGCGCGACGTGGAGGCGCAGCACAGGGGCTGGGCTGAGATCAAGTCGCGCGCCAATGCATGCGGCGTGCGAAAGGCAAGTCGGCCAGAGAATTCGGCGTTAACGCCGAAGAGAAATGGGGTTAACGCCGTGGAAATTTCGGCGTTAACGCCGTGGAAAAAGAGGGGTTAACGCCGTGGAAAAAGAGGGGTTAACGCCGTGGAAAAAAGGGCGTTAACCCCAAGGCAGACAGGCATTCGGCTGGAGCTCTAAATCGCAGAAAATTAAGGTGTTATGATCCACGGGCGATACAAGCAATTCCGATCTAGTCGTTAACGCGTCGTGGCCGAGTGCCGGCAGCCGAATGCCGAGTGCCGCTGTTTCTG
This region of Terriglobales bacterium genomic DNA includes:
- a CDS encoding transposase, translated to MGDSVPLAYFITFRTYGTWLHGDERGAVDRFHNYYGTPLIQPDQDWRARNERVLNHEPVTLSDSQRNCVDAAIRQTCEVRTWLLRALNVRTNHVHVVLSSESNRPDRILNALKANATSQLRKYREWSRTFSPWSEGGSKRYVWTELGLERVIDYVVNGQDGPVPKLD